A genomic segment from Candidatus Poribacteria bacterium encodes:
- a CDS encoding Gfo/Idh/MocA family oxidoreductase, with product MPKQKLNFAFIGCGGNARGHGRSVSSVEDVEIVALADPSDSSLSAFKENVGLDASVPTYADHVEMLAAAKPDAVVISSPHGLHFQHIMDALDAGCHVHTEKPMVCTVDHAKQVIAKVEETGLHLMIGYQRHLSPTYQYCRNVVQSGELGRVNFVAAQQSQNWYRNQQGKWRQDPFLGGGGQLNDSGSHLIDILLWVLEASPDTVFAMIDNLDIEVDVLTAMSIKFDTGALCNISIVGHAYGGVQEAFSIWLDEGSLYLRDGTLYRQGREGRPEPVDASEMPASGNKDVAFIELIRGERTENPIGVENGLRVIQLTEAAWQSAELGRPVKVDLS from the coding sequence TTGCCAAAACAGAAACTAAACTTTGCTTTCATCGGATGTGGTGGTAACGCGCGCGGACATGGACGGAGTGTATCAAGCGTTGAAGATGTAGAGATTGTTGCGCTCGCGGATCCGAGTGACAGTTCACTCAGTGCCTTCAAGGAGAATGTCGGTTTAGATGCATCTGTCCCTACTTACGCCGACCACGTTGAGATGTTAGCCGCTGCGAAACCTGATGCCGTGGTCATCAGTTCACCGCACGGTCTCCATTTCCAGCACATCATGGACGCGCTTGATGCCGGATGCCATGTGCATACCGAAAAACCGATGGTCTGCACGGTGGACCATGCCAAACAGGTCATAGCAAAAGTGGAAGAGACCGGTCTGCACTTGATGATCGGCTACCAACGCCACCTGAGTCCTACCTATCAATACTGCCGCAACGTCGTCCAGAGCGGTGAATTGGGGCGGGTTAACTTTGTCGCCGCGCAGCAATCTCAGAACTGGTACCGAAATCAACAGGGCAAATGGCGGCAAGATCCGTTCCTCGGTGGCGGCGGTCAACTGAACGATTCAGGGAGCCATCTGATTGACATTCTTCTCTGGGTATTGGAAGCGAGTCCGGATACCGTCTTCGCAATGATTGATAACTTAGATATCGAGGTAGATGTTCTCACTGCGATGTCGATTAAATTCGATACGGGTGCATTGTGCAACATCAGCATTGTTGGGCACGCCTACGGCGGGGTGCAAGAAGCATTTTCAATCTGGTTGGATGAAGGTTCGCTCTATCTCCGTGACGGCACGCTCTATCGCCAAGGACGGGAAGGTAGACCGGAGCCTGTTGATGCATCTGAGATGCCGGCATCAGGGAACAAAGATGTTGCTTTTATTGAACTCATCCGCGGTGAACGTACAGAGAACCCGATTGGGGTCGAGAACGGCTTACGCGTCATCCAACTCACCGAAGCCGCATGGCAATCCGCCGAACTCGGTAGACCCGTCAAAGTGGATCTGAGTTAA
- a CDS encoding CopG family antitoxin: MKENKDEQVTSISKARTLEEIADYWDTHSLADHWDETHEANFEVRMQRKCRVTLTPEIYKKIEKQALAQGVLPETLVNLWLAERLHAIESS; the protein is encoded by the coding sequence ATGAAAGAAAATAAAGACGAACAGGTTACCAGTATATCTAAGGCACGCACTCTGGAAGAGATAGCCGACTATTGGGACACGCATAGCTTGGCTGACCACTGGGATGAAACACATGAAGCCAATTTCGAGGTTCGGATGCAGCGAAAGTGTCGTGTAACACTTACCCCAGAGATCTATAAAAAAATCGAAAAACAAGCCCTGGCACAGGGAGTTTTACCGGAAACTTTGGTTAACTTGTGGTTAGCTGAACGCCTCCACGCGATCGAATCATCGTAG
- a CDS encoding phytanoyl-CoA dioxygenase family protein has protein sequence MSDIGKFFDENGYYFAKGVYSPEEITAMENDFDRVVDQLLKSDENVNARWGGRLMDALDGGESVIIHTHNIQSFSGVWMQAFMQEKFLDITEAILGPDIMLHHSKLFCKPPEKGAPFPMHQDWQYFPSVKDSMIAAIIYVSEATDEMGCVRVYPGSHKELKRTDGMMGSGKNAEVTDRYPIENATVLEAEPGDVLFFSYFTLHGSMPNYSNQTRKSVLVQMLAGDDEIEAENRHTNVKLVLRGWNHLATRSSVGRII, from the coding sequence ATGTCAGATATAGGAAAATTCTTTGACGAAAACGGATACTATTTCGCCAAGGGAGTCTATTCGCCTGAAGAAATCACGGCAATGGAAAACGACTTTGATCGGGTCGTGGATCAGCTCCTTAAAAGTGATGAAAACGTCAATGCGCGTTGGGGTGGTAGATTGATGGATGCCCTTGATGGCGGTGAGTCTGTTATCATCCATACGCACAATATCCAAAGCTTCTCTGGTGTTTGGATGCAAGCATTCATGCAAGAGAAGTTTCTCGATATTACCGAAGCCATTCTCGGCCCCGATATTATGCTCCATCACTCCAAACTCTTCTGCAAGCCGCCAGAAAAAGGTGCTCCATTTCCGATGCACCAAGATTGGCAGTATTTTCCGTCCGTTAAAGACAGCATGATCGCTGCTATCATCTACGTCTCGGAAGCCACCGATGAGATGGGGTGTGTCCGCGTCTATCCGGGTTCCCATAAGGAGCTGAAACGTACTGATGGCATGATGGGTAGTGGAAAAAATGCTGAAGTTACTGATCGATACCCAATTGAGAATGCAACCGTTTTAGAAGCGGAACCGGGAGATGTGCTTTTCTTTAGTTACTTCACACTCCACGGTTCAATGCCGAACTATTCAAATCAGACGCGAAAGAGCGTTCTCGTTCAGATGCTCGCGGGTGACGATGAGATCGAAGCCGAGAATCGCCACACCAATGTCAAACTCGTGCTCCGTGGCTGGAACCATCTCGCAACTCGCTCTTCTGTCGGAAGAATTATCTAA
- a CDS encoding CehA/McbA family metallohydrolase — protein sequence MPDYQPISLSNLCNVGTEIIGENATPSVGAQTFHGLPFDIAEGGTCFLGFGEGVNTDSAQIPINVDPKRIIFVHRLLESRIPEGEPIGRLIANYIFHYTDGETVNVPIRERFEIGGVPQGWGQQTFLAIPDRQESLAARYEGAWGSAGNRQTEVSQGTPRDYYLWVWKNPRDGAEVASIEIQPQERKFIVAAITLGYLDEDPIPRRPRREVKITLPQAEDADKPFDMEVNVDRGVATYPYPLPENAPEAFINDDFKGWGESQNNKSSPAYVEVSATPSATVEVKNQGETLGSVNWGEVQEKGAIQPNERVKVEVIDSGRNWVHTTVIDEDTNRPVPCRIHFRSPHGVPYAPHGHHAHVNSNNGTWHIDVGGDVRLGQISYAYIDGTCQGWLPRGDVIVDVARGFEYTPLRTTVNIKPGQRELTLRIKRWCDMNAERYFSGDTHVHFLSTQGAHTEAQGEDLGVVNLLLSQWGHLFTNTEEFIGRPTTSADGRSIVYATQENRQHLLGHLTLLGLKEQVAPWCSDGPGEAELGGNMEVTLSHWADACHAQGGTVVLPHIPNPNCEPATLIATGRVDAVEYLTNAMYGHIEYYRYLNCGYKLPLVGGTDKMSSDVPVGVYRTYVHIPDDEEFNYDNWCKYMSAGNTFLSGGPMIRLTVDGQPIGSTINLPGNGGTVEVEAAADSIFPIHTLQIIQAGQVVASTEDKEGKAHLHLKANLKVDKHSWIAARCGGPNYAQAVPHHDGWGRGIIAHTSPVYIAVGGEWWMFDPETANYMLTLIEGGLSYIQQTARHHEHGTVTHHHGEDDHLEFLSRPFQEAREAIHRRMHQLGIPH from the coding sequence ATGCCAGACTATCAACCTATTTCACTTTCTAATCTGTGTAACGTGGGGACAGAAATTATTGGCGAGAACGCAACACCGAGCGTCGGGGCACAGACGTTCCACGGGCTTCCCTTCGACATCGCTGAGGGTGGAACCTGTTTCTTGGGCTTTGGCGAAGGTGTTAACACTGATTCCGCCCAAATTCCTATCAACGTCGACCCAAAACGGATTATCTTTGTGCATCGCCTACTCGAATCCCGTATACCTGAAGGCGAGCCGATTGGCAGACTAATTGCCAATTACATTTTCCATTACACTGACGGTGAAACCGTGAACGTCCCGATTCGTGAACGTTTTGAGATCGGTGGTGTACCACAGGGATGGGGACAACAGACCTTCCTCGCGATACCTGACCGACAGGAGAGTTTAGCAGCACGTTATGAGGGAGCGTGGGGTTCAGCGGGCAACCGACAAACGGAGGTGAGCCAAGGGACACCGCGCGACTACTATTTGTGGGTGTGGAAAAATCCGAGGGACGGTGCTGAAGTCGCGTCAATCGAAATCCAACCACAAGAACGGAAATTTATTGTTGCGGCAATCACGCTCGGCTATCTCGACGAAGATCCGATACCGCGTCGTCCCCGCCGCGAAGTCAAAATCACACTGCCGCAAGCCGAGGATGCCGATAAACCCTTTGATATGGAAGTCAATGTGGATCGCGGCGTTGCGACCTACCCGTATCCTTTACCGGAGAACGCGCCAGAGGCCTTTATCAATGATGATTTCAAAGGTTGGGGTGAATCGCAAAACAACAAGAGCAGCCCAGCGTATGTTGAAGTATCTGCCACGCCTTCCGCGACCGTCGAAGTCAAGAACCAAGGTGAAACACTTGGGAGCGTTAACTGGGGTGAAGTCCAAGAAAAAGGTGCTATCCAACCCAACGAACGCGTCAAGGTAGAAGTTATTGACTCTGGCAGGAACTGGGTACATACCACCGTAATTGACGAAGATACAAACAGACCTGTGCCGTGTCGTATTCACTTCCGTTCTCCGCACGGCGTGCCGTATGCGCCACATGGTCACCATGCACACGTCAACTCAAATAATGGCACATGGCACATAGATGTCGGTGGCGATGTGCGACTCGGACAGATTAGTTACGCCTATATTGACGGCACGTGTCAGGGATGGCTCCCTCGCGGAGACGTTATCGTTGATGTCGCTCGCGGCTTTGAATATACGCCGCTGCGGACGACTGTTAACATAAAACCCGGGCAACGTGAGTTGACGCTCCGCATAAAACGGTGGTGCGATATGAACGCCGAACGCTATTTCAGTGGCGACACACACGTTCATTTCTTGTCCACACAAGGCGCACACACCGAAGCACAAGGTGAAGACCTTGGGGTCGTGAATCTTCTCCTGTCTCAGTGGGGTCACCTCTTCACGAATACAGAGGAGTTCATCGGTAGACCCACGACATCCGCCGATGGACGGAGCATTGTCTATGCCACACAGGAGAACCGCCAACATCTCTTAGGGCACCTCACCCTCCTCGGTTTAAAGGAACAGGTTGCACCGTGGTGTTCTGACGGACCCGGAGAAGCCGAACTCGGTGGAAACATGGAGGTCACGCTTTCACATTGGGCAGACGCATGTCATGCGCAAGGCGGAACTGTTGTCTTACCTCACATTCCGAACCCAAATTGTGAACCGGCGACACTCATTGCTACCGGACGTGTAGATGCTGTTGAATATCTTACCAACGCCATGTATGGACATATCGAGTACTACCGTTACCTCAACTGCGGCTATAAATTACCGCTTGTCGGTGGGACAGACAAGATGAGTAGCGATGTGCCGGTAGGTGTTTATCGCACTTATGTCCACATTCCTGATGATGAAGAATTCAATTACGATAACTGGTGCAAATACATGAGTGCTGGCAATACCTTCCTTAGCGGCGGTCCTATGATTCGTCTCACTGTTGATGGGCAGCCAATTGGTAGCACGATTAATCTTCCGGGTAATGGTGGCACCGTTGAAGTTGAAGCCGCTGCGGATTCCATCTTCCCGATCCACACGTTGCAGATTATTCAGGCCGGTCAGGTCGTTGCTTCCACTGAGGACAAAGAGGGCAAAGCGCATCTACATCTGAAAGCCAACCTGAAAGTGGATAAACACTCGTGGATCGCTGCACGATGTGGTGGACCTAACTATGCGCAAGCCGTCCCGCACCACGATGGATGGGGACGTGGGATCATTGCACATACTTCACCTGTCTATATTGCTGTCGGTGGTGAATGGTGGATGTTTGATCCAGAAACGGCGAACTACATGTTAACCTTGATTGAAGGTGGATTGTCCTATATCCAGCAGACAGCGCGCCATCACGAACACGGAACGGTGACACACCACCACGGCGAGGATGACCATCTGGAATTCCTCTCTCGTCCGTTCCAAGAAGCACGTGAGGCGATCCATCGTCGGATGCATCAATTAGGTATCCCGCATTAA
- a CDS encoding ABC transporter ATP-binding protein — protein sequence MLDVQNLCKSFDKKPFLTELTFQVAAGECLVLLGRNGACKTLLLNILATLVEPTSGSVSINGIDAFANLKQVRPSIGYIPVAFEGYPELSVAAYLNFFARAYKLEKRARASAIEAVLELMDIQHLREAKISTLSTGERQRLLFAKTFLHEPQLWLLDEPLTPLDPGGQLEMIELLGELRLMEKTVVIATNRLEDVPQLCGTEFQDKTSIGILESGRFAVLKTFRDLREESTEADTTETLPPNWLNEVLAQLAS from the coding sequence ATGCTTGATGTCCAAAACTTGTGTAAATCCTTTGACAAAAAGCCGTTCCTCACGGAACTCACATTTCAGGTAGCAGCTGGGGAGTGTCTTGTGCTACTTGGCAGGAACGGTGCGTGTAAAACGCTTCTGCTCAATATCTTAGCAACTTTAGTTGAACCGACATCAGGCAGCGTCTCTATCAACGGCATAGATGCATTTGCAAACCTCAAACAGGTACGTCCATCTATCGGGTATATCCCCGTTGCCTTCGAGGGATACCCTGAATTGTCTGTTGCAGCGTATCTCAATTTTTTTGCGAGGGCATATAAATTAGAGAAGCGCGCGCGGGCATCAGCAATTGAGGCCGTGCTGGAACTTATGGACATTCAACACCTACGCGAGGCTAAAATTAGTACCTTATCAACAGGGGAACGGCAACGACTCTTGTTCGCCAAAACCTTTCTTCATGAGCCACAATTGTGGTTGCTCGATGAACCGCTCACCCCGCTTGATCCGGGCGGGCAGCTCGAAATGATCGAGCTGCTTGGTGAACTCCGATTAATGGAAAAAACTGTCGTCATCGCTACCAACCGCCTTGAGGATGTCCCACAATTATGTGGAACCGAATTTCAAGACAAAACATCTATCGGAATCCTTGAGAGTGGACGATTTGCTGTGCTTAAGACGTTTCGAGATCTACGCGAGGAAAGCACTGAAGCCGATACCACAGAAACCCTTCCCCCAAATTGGTTAAATGAAGTTTTAGCGCAGCTTGCAAGCTAA
- a CDS encoding zinc-binding alcohol dehydrogenase: MPRELVAVAPRQPVLREYEDGPVPADSVRVQVEFGAPKRGTELTAYYGYNNASFPLRLGNMCVGKIIEIGDEVEGFEIGERVTSHGHLKETHTWDAKRVLKLHDQMTWKEAVCYDPAHFAMSAIRDGKVRVGERVAVFGLGAIGLMTVQMARIAGADFVAAVDPIERRRKVAAKTGAELVIDPTACNTGEVLKEATGRLGVDVAVETSAIYEALDDALRSVTFEGTIVYAGRAKACTGGLDLGAVAHVNIPNIIFARANSDPNRDHPRWNFKRIIDTCWKWLAEGRFDCEDVVDPVVPFEDSVEAYIEMDNHPERSVKLGVSFG; encoded by the coding sequence ATGCCAAGGGAATTAGTCGCGGTTGCCCCTCGGCAACCCGTTTTGAGAGAATATGAGGACGGACCGGTTCCGGCAGATAGTGTTCGCGTCCAAGTCGAATTCGGCGCGCCCAAACGCGGCACCGAATTGACAGCGTACTACGGATACAACAACGCAAGTTTTCCATTGCGACTTGGGAATATGTGTGTCGGGAAAATCATTGAAATCGGGGACGAGGTTGAAGGTTTCGAGATTGGAGAACGCGTGACCAGCCACGGGCATCTCAAGGAAACGCACACATGGGACGCAAAACGGGTGCTCAAGCTGCACGACCAGATGACGTGGAAGGAAGCCGTCTGTTACGACCCAGCGCACTTCGCGATGTCTGCGATTCGGGATGGAAAAGTGCGTGTTGGCGAGCGGGTTGCTGTCTTCGGGCTTGGTGCAATCGGGTTGATGACGGTGCAGATGGCACGGATTGCGGGTGCGGATTTCGTCGCTGCCGTAGATCCGATTGAAAGACGGCGGAAAGTCGCTGCAAAAACTGGTGCGGAACTTGTCATCGACCCAACTGCCTGTAATACTGGCGAAGTGCTTAAAGAAGCGACCGGCAGGCTTGGCGTTGATGTGGCTGTAGAAACCAGTGCAATCTATGAGGCACTCGATGATGCTCTCCGCTCGGTCACCTTTGAGGGAACAATCGTCTACGCCGGACGCGCGAAAGCATGTACAGGCGGACTTGACCTCGGTGCCGTCGCGCACGTCAACATTCCGAACATAATCTTTGCGCGCGCCAACAGCGATCCGAACCGCGATCATCCACGTTGGAATTTCAAGCGTATTATTGATACCTGCTGGAAGTGGCTTGCTGAAGGACGATTTGACTGTGAAGATGTTGTTGATCCCGTTGTACCATTTGAAGATTCAGTCGAGGCTTACATAGAGATGGACAACCATCCTGAACGGAGCGTCAAATTAGGGGTGTCCTTTGGGTAG
- a CDS encoding EamA family transporter: protein MAFTSIALILLSAFCHALWNFYSKSSRDTRILFFWCGFYTIVIAFVAFGIKQPIIPKSLWVYIVSSALVHLLYRLFLTHAYTVGEISFIYPITRAAPAFLPFFAFLFLKERISAQGSIGILCVIASILLYQQREARIQFKAFFRFLREPDALWAYATLASVIGYSLIDKQGMSEFHRYSTDAPLWRAVTYYLMENSISQTFYSLTCLVRFPHKRIVQIGRTEWKRALAIVGLSLTSYSLILYVLMTEKVSYVTAVRQCSVIFVVLLGGYALKETYTQRRFIAAVVMVLGIFLIAYQ, encoded by the coding sequence ATGGCTTTTACTTCAATTGCCTTAATTCTGCTATCAGCATTTTGCCACGCTTTATGGAATTTCTATAGCAAATCCAGTAGAGATACACGCATCCTCTTTTTTTGGTGTGGATTTTATACCATAGTCATAGCGTTTGTTGCCTTTGGTATCAAGCAACCGATAATTCCAAAATCCCTATGGGTCTATATTGTGAGTTCCGCACTGGTTCATCTGTTATACCGTCTGTTTTTGACGCACGCTTATACCGTTGGCGAGATTTCGTTTATTTATCCAATTACACGTGCTGCGCCTGCCTTTTTGCCATTCTTTGCCTTTCTTTTCCTAAAGGAACGAATTTCCGCGCAAGGCTCGATAGGTATCTTATGTGTAATAGCCTCTATACTACTCTATCAACAACGTGAAGCCCGTATCCAGTTCAAAGCGTTTTTTCGCTTCCTTCGCGAACCCGATGCACTTTGGGCTTATGCAACACTGGCGAGCGTTATTGGATACTCACTGATAGACAAGCAAGGGATGTCCGAATTCCATCGCTATTCGACAGATGCACCCTTGTGGCGAGCCGTAACCTACTATTTAATGGAAAACAGTATCTCGCAAACCTTTTACAGTTTGACCTGCCTCGTCCGATTTCCACACAAGCGAATTGTCCAGATTGGACGAACGGAATGGAAGCGCGCCCTCGCTATCGTTGGACTTTCGTTAACCTCCTATTCGCTTATCCTCTATGTCTTGATGACAGAGAAAGTCAGTTACGTAACCGCGGTTCGGCAGTGTTCTGTCATTTTCGTTGTTTTGCTCGGTGGGTACGCCTTGAAAGAGACCTATACACAACGCCGATTTATTGCCGCTGTTGTGATGGTATTGGGCATTTTTTTGATTGCATATCAGTAG
- a CDS encoding Gfo/Idh/MocA family oxidoreductase: protein MIKVAKISMAHVHAGGYARKINENPETELVAVWDEEGFDHSGGGRDAAEQYEVPFYTDLDEVLSRDDVDAVAVDAITSDHPRVIIAAAEAGKHIFTEKALAITVAECDPIIEAVEKAGVKFMISLPSRANPEILFAKKAIDDGLLGDITFGRGRIAHSAALDSWFSGTSAWFADPERAGGGALFDLGCHRVDVIRWLMGEPKSAIAKINNFTGNFPIDDNSVSVVEFANKALGVIDVAWTHRSGPNMLEIYGTEGSFAAGHGEMHFETRKLSDEEKAEYIANAPPAPPEPMQQWINAILRDEPMTITIQDGRNLTELMQAFYMSAEQGQSIDFPL from the coding sequence ATGATTAAAGTCGCAAAGATTAGTATGGCGCATGTCCACGCTGGTGGTTATGCTCGAAAAATTAATGAAAACCCTGAAACCGAACTCGTTGCTGTCTGGGACGAAGAGGGCTTTGACCATAGCGGGGGCGGTAGAGATGCCGCAGAGCAATACGAAGTCCCGTTCTATACCGATCTCGATGAAGTCCTCAGTCGTGACGATGTAGACGCAGTCGCTGTTGACGCAATCACGTCCGACCATCCGCGTGTGATAATCGCCGCTGCTGAAGCCGGGAAACATATCTTCACCGAAAAGGCACTCGCGATTACTGTTGCGGAATGCGATCCGATTATCGAAGCCGTTGAGAAAGCCGGTGTGAAGTTTATGATCTCGCTGCCTTCCCGTGCTAATCCTGAAATTCTGTTTGCGAAAAAAGCAATTGACGATGGACTGCTCGGGGACATCACATTCGGTAGGGGACGGATTGCACATTCCGCCGCGTTGGATAGCTGGTTCAGCGGGACAAGTGCTTGGTTTGCAGATCCCGAGCGCGCAGGGGGTGGTGCCCTCTTTGACTTGGGATGCCACCGGGTCGATGTCATCCGATGGCTAATGGGTGAGCCTAAGAGTGCTATCGCCAAGATTAACAACTTCACCGGCAACTTCCCGATTGATGACAACAGCGTTTCGGTTGTCGAATTCGCGAACAAGGCACTCGGCGTGATTGATGTTGCGTGGACACACCGTTCTGGTCCGAACATGCTGGAGATCTATGGTACAGAAGGTTCGTTTGCTGCGGGACACGGCGAAATGCATTTTGAAACCCGTAAACTCTCTGATGAAGAAAAAGCGGAATATATCGCGAACGCACCGCCAGCACCACCCGAACCGATGCAACAGTGGATTAACGCCATCCTTCGCGATGAACCGATGACAATTACGATTCAAGATGGACGGAATCTTACCGAGTTGATGCAAGCGTTCTATATGTCTGCTGAACAAGGGCAGTCAATTGATTTTCCGCTCTAA
- a CDS encoding cyclase family protein, translating into MYEKSKKHKLFIFFGLVFGVLALTATVTLTQESWFPSEWGADDRRGAVNRLTSEKVLEAASLIKTGEVFQLGRVYESGIPVFGTRHYSLRIPAMSGPLGENKTTWFEEIFSGEIGQIGTQFDGLGHIGIGDLYYNGLHQRDFAKAEGLTELGVENVGPIVTRGVLIDVAGYKGVETLGDSYEITRADLEGALKKQGVEITPGDVVVIHTGWGKFWMTDNDRYGATEPGIGMEAGQYLVDQKIVMVCSDNWGIEVVPNPDESLAFPVHQLFIVKHGIYNLENIITEELAAAKVYEFAFSFAPLRLKGATGSPGNPIAIR; encoded by the coding sequence ATGTACGAAAAATCGAAAAAACACAAACTTTTTATTTTTTTTGGGCTTGTCTTTGGCGTACTTGCCCTTACAGCAACTGTTACCCTCACACAAGAATCGTGGTTCCCTTCCGAATGGGGTGCCGACGATCGGCGGGGTGCTGTCAACCGACTAACCTCTGAGAAGGTACTGGAAGCAGCGAGTTTGATTAAAACCGGTGAAGTCTTTCAACTCGGCAGGGTCTATGAAAGTGGCATCCCTGTCTTCGGGACGCGGCACTATAGCCTGCGGATTCCGGCGATGTCAGGTCCACTGGGTGAGAATAAAACCACGTGGTTCGAGGAGATCTTCAGCGGTGAGATCGGTCAGATTGGCACGCAATTTGACGGTCTCGGTCACATCGGTATCGGCGACCTCTATTACAACGGATTGCACCAGCGCGATTTCGCTAAAGCCGAAGGCCTGACGGAACTTGGTGTCGAGAATGTGGGACCTATCGTGACGCGCGGTGTTCTCATTGACGTTGCTGGCTATAAAGGCGTTGAAACTCTCGGCGACAGTTATGAGATTACGCGTGCCGATCTGGAGGGTGCCTTGAAAAAGCAAGGTGTTGAGATTACGCCGGGTGATGTCGTTGTCATTCACACGGGTTGGGGTAAATTCTGGATGACGGACAACGATCGCTACGGTGCCACGGAGCCCGGTATCGGAATGGAGGCGGGGCAATACCTCGTCGATCAGAAGATTGTGATGGTGTGTTCCGATAATTGGGGAATTGAAGTTGTCCCGAACCCAGATGAATCACTGGCATTTCCAGTACATCAACTGTTCATCGTCAAACACGGTATTTACAACCTTGAGAACATTATCACAGAGGAGTTAGCAGCAGCAAAGGTTTACGAATTTGCCTTCAGTTTCGCGCCACTCCGCCTCAAAGGTGCAACAGGTTCTCCCGGCAATCCGATCGCCATTCGTTAG